One window of the Lytechinus pictus isolate F3 Inbred chromosome 5, Lp3.0, whole genome shotgun sequence genome contains the following:
- the LOC129261975 gene encoding uncharacterized protein LOC129261975 yields the protein MTYTSCSVGDTVDLVCTSEGGNPVPDLTWFRGEEELEENEGLRYAVHRQILRPQDTNMKYTCLMRGSMITTRRACSIRPMDVPSKVQIEPSVNSVKVGETATFTCALITTSNVGVRGYSWNVEPSVRDIHQNIPGRMQLMHNDKVLEIQNIREEDDNTLVTCQAQTINGELLTGTATLVISIEPTGMTTDNPDLTTFILNGGNDMNTDEADWQSAMKPTQKGTEFPNIVKINGSNVTVGMKPKIPAFLTGRTFIMISSAAGAFIFIVTIVIIVVVKVVRRRKGKRIPITSPITVMEHGGNDAYATILEMKRQTGSTYKGSSTLPILKSERKIGLPDMMRGGSSLSLAARNATSRGNITERSPLYAKPEKIRNSKHGLFGDSKRQSLEESAEEPGVIEPKQDGDEENKAKESLNQDLNAEGLIYADLVLGEKDTHFTSKRGTQYASIVPSGKP from the exons ATGACCTATACGAGTTGTTCA GTTGGAGACACAGTTGACTTGGTGTGTACGTCAGAGGGCGGTAATCCAGTCCCTGACCTGACATGGTTTCGTGGTGAAGAGGAGCTTGAGGAAAATGAAGGTCTTCGCTACGCAGTTCATCGCCAGATCCTACGACCACAAGACACtaatatgaaatatacatgtttgATGCGAGGTTCAATGATCACTACACGACGTGCATGTTCAATTCGACCAATGGATGTACCCTCTAAGGTCCAGATAGAGCCATCGGTGAACTCTGTCAAGGTTGGAGAAACAGCCACTTTCACTTGCGCATTGATTACTACTAGCAATGTAGGTGTAAGGGGTTACTCCTGGAATGTAGAACCATCAGTAAGAGACATTCACCAGAACATACCTGGTAGGATGCAGCTAATGCACAATGACAAGGTGTTAGAGATACAGAACATTCGTGAAGAGGATGATAATACACTGGTGACTTGCCAGGCGCAGACAATCAATGGAGAGTTGCTTACCGGTACTGCCACATTGGTAATTTCAATTGAACCTACAGGGATGACGACCGATAATCCAGACTTAACGACTTTTATTCTCAACGGTGGTAATGATATGAACACGGATGAGGCTGATTGGCAAAGTGCAATGAAGCCAACACAAAAAGGTACCGAGTTTCCAAACATCGTTAAGATCAATGGCTCAAATGTCACTGTTGGTATGAAACCAAAAATTCCAGCATTCCTAACCGGGAGGACATTTATCATGATTTCATCTGCTGCAGGAGCATTCATCTTTATCGTCACTATCGTGATCATAGTCGTCGTTAAAGTTGTGCGACGACGTAAAGGCAAACGAATCCCGATCACATCTCCTATAACTGTAATGGAGCACGGTGGAAACGATGCCTACGCAACTATTCTTGAGATGAAACGTCAGACCGGAAGTACCTACAAGGGATCTTCTACACTCCCAATTCTCAAGTCTGAACGTAAGATTggtcttccagacatgatgcgAGGTGGTAGTAGCCTTTCATTGGCAGCTCGTAACGCAACATCCAGAGGAAATATCACCGAGCGTTCTCCTCTATATGCAAAGCCTGAAAAAATCCGAAACAGCAAACATGGGCTCTTTGGTGATTCCAAAAGACAGAGTCTGGAGGAATCGGCAGAGGAACCAGGAGTCATAGAACCCAAACAAGATGGTGATGAAGAAAATAAAGCAAAGGAATCTTTGAATCAAGATCTGAATGCTGAGGGGTTAATCTACGCAGATCTTGTTCTCGGTGAAAAGGACACACATTTTACATCAAAAAGGGGAACTCAATATGCCAGTATTGTACCATCCGGGAAACCATAG